The Streptomyces achromogenes genome window below encodes:
- a CDS encoding pyridoxal phosphate-dependent aminotransferase, with the protein MSAATPPTDRRVSARVGAISESATLAVDAKAKALKAAGRPVIGFGAGEPDFPTPDYIVEAAIEACKNPKFHRYTPAGGLPELKAAIAAKTLRDSGYEVEASQILVTNGGKQAIYEAFAAILDPGDEVIVPAPYWTTYPESIRLAGGVPVDVVADETTGYRVSVEQLEAARTERTKVVLFVSPSNPTGAVYSAEDAEAIGRWAVEHGLWVMTDEIYEHLVYGDATFTSLPAILPELRDKCIVVNGVAKTYAMTGWRVGWIIGPKDVVKAATNLQSHATSNVSNVAQIAALAAVSGDLSAVETMREAFDRRRRTIVRMLNEIDGVVCPEPEGAFYAYPSVKALLGKEIRGRRPQTSVELAALILEEAEVAVVPGEAFGTPGYLRLSYALGDEDLVEGVSRIQKLLAEARD; encoded by the coding sequence ATGAGCGCTGCAACCCCTCCCACCGACCGCCGGGTCTCCGCCCGAGTCGGCGCGATCTCCGAGTCCGCCACCCTCGCCGTGGACGCCAAGGCCAAGGCCCTGAAGGCCGCCGGGCGTCCGGTGATCGGCTTCGGCGCCGGCGAGCCCGACTTCCCGACCCCGGACTACATCGTCGAGGCCGCGATCGAGGCCTGCAAGAACCCCAAGTTCCACCGGTACACGCCGGCCGGGGGTCTGCCCGAGCTGAAGGCCGCGATCGCCGCGAAGACGCTGCGTGACTCCGGCTACGAGGTCGAGGCCTCGCAGATCCTGGTCACCAACGGCGGCAAGCAGGCCATCTACGAGGCCTTCGCCGCGATCCTCGACCCGGGCGACGAGGTCATCGTCCCGGCCCCGTACTGGACCACGTACCCGGAGTCGATCCGGCTGGCCGGCGGCGTCCCGGTGGACGTGGTGGCCGACGAGACGACCGGTTACCGCGTCTCCGTCGAGCAGTTGGAGGCGGCCCGCACGGAGCGGACGAAGGTCGTCCTGTTCGTCTCCCCCTCGAACCCGACCGGAGCGGTCTACAGCGCCGAGGACGCCGAGGCGATCGGCCGCTGGGCCGTCGAGCACGGCCTGTGGGTCATGACGGACGAGATCTACGAGCACCTCGTCTACGGCGACGCGACGTTCACCTCGCTGCCGGCGATCCTCCCCGAGCTGCGCGACAAGTGCATCGTCGTCAACGGCGTCGCCAAGACGTACGCGATGACCGGCTGGCGGGTGGGCTGGATCATCGGCCCGAAGGACGTCGTCAAGGCCGCGACGAACCTGCAGTCGCACGCCACCTCGAACGTCTCCAACGTGGCGCAGATCGCCGCCCTGGCCGCCGTCTCCGGCGACCTGTCGGCCGTCGAGACGATGCGCGAGGCCTTCGACCGGCGCCGCAGGACGATCGTCCGGATGCTCAACGAGATCGACGGCGTCGTCTGCCCGGAGCCCGAGGGCGCGTTCTACGCGTACCCGTCGGTGAAGGCGCTGCTCGGCAAGGAGATCCGCGGCAGGCGTCCGCAGACTTCGGTCGAGCTGGCCGCGCTGATCCTGGAGGAGGCCGAGGTCGCGGTGGTGCCGGGCGAGGCCTTCGGCACCCCGGGGTATCTGCGGCTGTCGTACGCGCTGGGCGACGAGGACCTCGTCGAGGGCGTGAGCCGTATCCAGAAGCTGCTGGCGGAGGCCAGGGACTGA
- the nusG gene encoding transcription termination/antitermination protein NusG produces the protein MSDQNLNDAIEPNESVDDELDIVEGSDEVDEFEAAEADAGEPAEEAALHVEDEDAAGAEDDDADEAVAEESEEAEEEEPAEPVDPVVALREELRTLPGEWYVIHTYAGYENRVKTNLEQRAVSLNVEDFIFQAEVPQEEVAQIKNGERKTIRQNKLPGYVLVRMDLTNESWGVVRNTPGVTGFVGNAYDPYPLTLDEIVKMLAPEAEEKAAREAAEAEGKPAPARKVEVQVLDFEVGDSVTVTDGPFATLQATINEINADSKKVKGLVEIFGRETPVELSFDQIQKN, from the coding sequence GTGTCTGACCAGAACCTGAACGACGCCATCGAGCCGAACGAGTCCGTGGACGACGAGCTCGACATCGTCGAGGGCTCGGACGAGGTGGACGAGTTCGAGGCTGCCGAGGCCGACGCGGGCGAGCCCGCGGAGGAAGCCGCGCTGCACGTCGAGGACGAGGACGCCGCGGGCGCCGAGGACGATGACGCCGACGAGGCCGTCGCCGAAGAGTCCGAGGAAGCCGAAGAGGAAGAGCCGGCCGAGCCGGTCGACCCCGTCGTCGCCCTGCGCGAGGAACTGCGCACCCTCCCCGGCGAGTGGTACGTCATCCACACGTACGCCGGCTACGAGAACCGCGTGAAGACCAACCTGGAGCAGCGCGCCGTCTCGCTGAACGTCGAGGACTTCATCTTCCAGGCCGAAGTGCCGCAGGAAGAGGTCGCGCAGATCAAGAACGGCGAGCGCAAAACCATCCGTCAGAACAAGCTCCCCGGCTATGTGCTGGTGCGCATGGACCTGACGAACGAGTCCTGGGGCGTCGTCCGCAACACCCCCGGCGTCACCGGCTTCGTGGGCAACGCCTACGACCCGTACCCGCTGACCCTGGACGAGATCGTCAAGATGCTCGCCCCGGAGGCCGAGGAGAAGGCCGCCCGTGAGGCCGCCGAGGCCGAGGGCAAGCCGGCTCCGGCCCGCAAGGTCGAGGTCCAGGTGCTGGACTTCGAGGTGGGCGACTCGGTCACCGTCACCGACGGCCCCTTCGCCACGTTGCAGGCCACGATCAACGAGATCAACGCCGACTCGAAGAAGGTCAAGGGCCTCGTCGAGATCTTCGGCCGCGAGACCCCGGTCGAGCTCAGCTTCGACCAGATCCAGAAGAACTAG
- the rplA gene encoding 50S ribosomal protein L1 has translation MSKRSKSLRAADAKIDREKLYAPLEAVRLAKETSTSKFDGTVEVAFRLGVDPRKADQMVRGTVNLPHGTGKTARVLVFATGDRAAAAEAAGADIVGSDELIDEVAKGRLDFDAVVATPDLMGKVGRLGRVLGPRGLMPNPKTGTVTPDVAKAVTEIKGGKIEFRVDKHSNLHFIIGKASFDDDKLVENYGAALEEILRLKPSAAKGRYIKKAAISTTIGPGVPVDPNRTRNLLVEEDPAAV, from the coding sequence GTGAGCAAGCGCAGCAAGTCCCTCCGCGCTGCGGACGCCAAGATCGACCGGGAGAAGCTCTACGCCCCGCTCGAGGCCGTCCGTCTCGCCAAGGAGACCTCCACGAGCAAGTTCGACGGCACCGTCGAGGTCGCCTTCCGCCTGGGTGTCGACCCGCGCAAGGCCGACCAGATGGTCCGTGGCACCGTGAACCTGCCGCACGGCACCGGCAAGACCGCCCGGGTCCTGGTCTTCGCGACCGGTGACCGTGCTGCGGCCGCGGAGGCCGCGGGCGCCGACATCGTCGGCTCCGACGAACTGATCGACGAGGTGGCGAAGGGGCGTCTGGACTTCGACGCCGTCGTCGCCACCCCGGACCTCATGGGCAAGGTCGGCCGCCTCGGCCGCGTCCTCGGCCCGCGTGGTCTGATGCCCAACCCGAAGACCGGCACCGTGACCCCGGACGTGGCCAAGGCCGTGACCGAGATCAAGGGCGGCAAGATCGAGTTCCGCGTCGACAAGCACTCGAACCTGCACTTCATCATCGGCAAGGCGTCCTTCGACGACGACAAGCTGGTGGAGAACTACGGCGCGGCGCTGGAGGAGATCCTCCGTCTGAAGCCGTCCGCCGCCAAGGGCCGCTACATCAAGAAGGCCGCGATCAGCACCACGATCGGCCCCGGCGTCCCGGTCGACCCGAACCGCACCCGGAACCTTCTCGTCGAGGAGGACCCGGCCGCGGTCTGA
- the secE gene encoding preprotein translocase subunit SecE, whose protein sequence is MADAVGSIDTPDAQDEAPEAKKKARKGGKRAKKGPLKRLALFYRQIVAELRKVVWPTRGQLTTYTTVVIVFVVIMIGLVTVIDYGLSHAAKYVFG, encoded by the coding sequence ATGGCGGACGCCGTGGGCTCCATCGACACGCCTGATGCCCAGGACGAGGCGCCTGAGGCGAAGAAGAAGGCTCGTAAGGGCGGCAAGCGCGCCAAGAAGGGCCCGCTGAAGCGCCTCGCGCTCTTCTACCGCCAGATCGTTGCGGAGCTCCGCAAGGTCGTATGGCCCACTCGAGGTCAGCTGACGACGTACACCACCGTGGTGATCGTGTTCGTCGTCATCATGATCGGCCTGGTGACCGTGATTGACTATGGACTCAGCCACGCCGCCAAGTATGTCTTTGGCTGA
- the rplK gene encoding 50S ribosomal protein L11 produces the protein MPPKKKKVTGLIKLQINAGAANPAPPVGPALGQHGVNIMEFCKAYNAATESQRGWVIPVEITVYEDRSFTFVTKTPPAAKMILKAAGVEKGSGEPHKTKVAKITEAQVREIATTKLPDLNANDLDAASKIIAGTARSMGITVEG, from the coding sequence ATGCCTCCCAAGAAGAAGAAGGTCACGGGGCTCATCAAGCTCCAGATCAACGCCGGTGCGGCCAACCCCGCGCCGCCGGTCGGCCCCGCGCTCGGCCAGCACGGCGTCAACATCATGGAGTTCTGCAAGGCCTACAACGCCGCGACCGAGTCGCAGCGTGGCTGGGTGATCCCGGTGGAGATCACGGTCTACGAGGACCGCTCCTTCACCTTCGTCACCAAGACGCCGCCGGCCGCGAAGATGATCCTCAAGGCCGCGGGTGTCGAGAAGGGCTCGGGCGAGCCGCACAAGACCAAGGTCGCCAAGATCACCGAGGCGCAGGTCCGTGAGATCGCCACGACCAAGCTTCCCGACCTGAACGCCAACGACCTGGACGCCGCGTCGAAGATCATCGCCGGCACCGCCCGCTCCATGGGCATCACGGTCGAGGGCTGA
- a CDS encoding adenosine deaminase, whose product MERVRDVSELPKAHLHLHFTGSMRATTVLELADKYGVHLPDALTEALTSGEPPKLRATDERGWFRFQRLYDAARSCVREPEDIQRLVREAAEEDLKDGSHWLEIQVDPTSYAPRLGGLIPALEIILDAVETTSRETGLGMRVLVAANRMKHPLDARTLARLAVRYADRGVVGFGLSNDERRGMARDFDRAFAIAREGGLLSAPHGGELTGPSSVRDCLDDLYANRLGHGVRAAEDPRLLRKLAERGVTCEVCPASNVALGVYEKPEDVPLRTLFDAGVPMALGADDPLLFGSRLAAQYEIARRHHAFTDEELAELARQSVRGSAAPEDVRRKLLSGVDDWLAS is encoded by the coding sequence ATGGAGCGTGTACGTGATGTCTCTGAGCTGCCGAAAGCCCATCTGCACCTGCACTTCACCGGGTCGATGCGGGCCACCACCGTGCTGGAACTGGCCGACAAGTACGGCGTGCACCTGCCGGACGCACTGACCGAGGCGCTGACCAGCGGGGAGCCACCCAAGCTGCGGGCCACGGACGAACGGGGCTGGTTCCGCTTCCAGCGCCTGTACGACGCGGCCCGGTCGTGTGTGCGGGAGCCGGAGGACATCCAGCGGCTGGTGCGGGAGGCCGCCGAGGAGGACCTCAAGGACGGCTCGCACTGGCTGGAGATCCAAGTCGACCCGACGTCGTACGCGCCCCGGCTGGGCGGGCTGATCCCGGCGCTGGAGATCATCCTGGACGCGGTGGAGACGACATCGCGCGAGACCGGGCTCGGCATGCGGGTCCTCGTCGCGGCGAACCGGATGAAGCACCCCCTGGACGCCCGCACCCTGGCCCGGCTGGCCGTGCGGTACGCGGACCGCGGGGTGGTCGGCTTCGGGCTCTCCAACGACGAACGCAGGGGCATGGCCCGGGACTTCGACCGGGCGTTCGCGATCGCCCGCGAAGGCGGGCTGCTGTCCGCCCCGCACGGCGGCGAGCTGACCGGCCCGTCGTCCGTCCGCGACTGTCTGGACGACCTGTACGCGAACCGGCTCGGGCACGGCGTACGCGCGGCCGAGGACCCCCGGCTGCTGAGGAAGCTCGCCGAACGCGGGGTGACCTGCGAGGTCTGCCCGGCCTCGAACGTCGCCCTGGGCGTGTACGAGAAGCCCGAGGACGTCCCACTGCGCACCCTGTTCGACGCGGGCGTCCCCATGGCGCTGGGCGCCGACGACCCGCTGCTCTTCGGCTCGCGCCTGGCGGCCCAGTACGAGATCGCCCGCCGCCACCACGCCTTCACGGACGAGGAGTTGGCGGAACTGGCCCGGCAGTCGGTGCGGGGCTCGGCGGCGCCCGAGGACGTACGCCGGAAGCTGCTCTCGGGCGTGGACGACTGGCTGGCGTCCTGA